The stretch of DNA TAATGTTTAACTATCAGCCACAGATGATGCAAACCCGATGCTAAAATCAAATCCGATGCATGTCAACTCACGTTTGTTTGCATCGAACATCTTCATTTTCAGAGAGTACGGGCCCTGCATAAGGTTAAAACTTATCAGAAGTAATTATTCCAAGGTTTGATTGTGGTGAATCCCTTATTACATTACATCTCATTGACCTCGAAAGGCTTCCAATTGGAATCAAAATTGTTCGATTTTGTTGCTGATTGATCTCACAAATAAATGCAAACTTTAGACTTCTCAACAAGCAACATCAATTCCAATATATTATGTCAAACAAATAAACAATAGATGAAAGAACGAGGGACTTATTTCTAAGCAAATGAAGAGCAATCTTAGTCAAAAAGGTTtccattttaaccaaaataaatgCATGCAGAAACCCCGATTGTTCTTTGCATTTGGAACATACATAAATCACTGTTTAGCTGTGAGAATAAACTAAAACTGAGAAAACAAGCCTACTGCAGTGAGTAAGCTTGTGGTATATCATAATCGATGAAACAAAGCTTGGGATATAGGCAAACAACTAAAACTCAACTGTATTACTGAAAATGATGATTCAAATCTGTtatgagttaaattttgttttcaaaagaaTTTGGAAAGAACTGAACCTGTTATGACTCGATAATTCTTGCAAAAACACCAATACATATTTTGCATGATCGAAAAGGTTGCTAAAAAACTTGAAGTAAAGGGAGTCTGAAGCATTGCATTAGTTTAACCAGATGAGAATACAATGAGGGAAAGAGAAGGAAGGGTTCAGCATAGTTCCAATCCCATAAAAACCCAATTTATTTCCTTGcaagaaaacaaaatagaagGGAAGGACCAACCATATTGCCTTTAGTTTTTCTGATTTTCATTTTGATCTTCAATCCTTTgcttttgtttttcctttactctgaaaggaaaagaaaaacctttTCCCTCTTTCTTTATGTGTGTGcgcgtatatatatatgcatatatattccTTTCAACTCAAAATACCTAAACATAAAGCACACTCAACCAGAACTAGACAAAAAGGTTCGACAGAGCGTTTTAATTCTTCTGCTTATGCTAGAATATTGGtgcaaacaaaaattaaaaagaacatCCAACCGTTCAGCAACTATTAATCAACATAAGTTTCAGACTTACAGGAGGAGTATATCCGGGCAAAACTTGTGAGTGAGAAACCACAAAATCACCAGTTGACACAGGGCAAGATGTCTCATCACAAAGGTCATGAGTCTCACTGTGAATGTGCCATCCAAAATACGCAACCTCGATCACCAGTTTCCCCCCATCGATAGCTGCACCTGTACATCATTATAAAAAACAACGCCCACCTTCAATCACAAGCTTAAAGCACTACACACTTCGGTCGCATGTTACAACAAGCCTCATCAATCATCATATACCGACACAAAGCTACCATCTAATTAACAATTACATTATTTGAAAAA from Gossypium hirsutum isolate 1008001.06 chromosome D04, Gossypium_hirsutum_v2.1, whole genome shotgun sequence encodes:
- the LOC107899410 gene encoding putative phosphatidylglycerol/phosphatidylinositol transfer protein DDB_G0282179, whose amino-acid sequence is MEMIQYNRFTAHLLLLSLILVVPLAVATDVQYCDKQGEYDVKVQGVEISPNPIARGQPATFSIAATTGAAIDGGKLVIEVAYFGWHIHSETHDLCDETSCPVSTGDFVVSHSQVLPGYTPPGPYSLKMKMFDANKRELTCIGFDFSIGFASSVADS